Proteins from a genomic interval of Osmia bicornis bicornis chromosome 13, iOsmBic2.1, whole genome shotgun sequence:
- the LOC114879103 gene encoding dynamin-1-like protein isoform X1, with protein sequence MEALIPVINKLQDVFNTVGADAIQLPQIVVLGTQSSGKSSVIESLVGRSFLPRGTGIVTRRPLVLQLVYTPKDERELRTAENGTLDLDEWGTFLHKRNKIYTDFDEIRREIESETDRMAGTNKGICPEPINLKIYSTSVVNLTLIDLPGITKVPVGDQPEDIESQIRQLVLKYICNPNSIILAVVTANTDMATSESLKLSKDVDPDGRRTLAVVTKLDLMDAGTDAIDILCGRVIPVKLGIIGVVNRSQQDIMNNKTIQDALKDEATFLQRKYPTLANRNGTPYLAKTLNRLLMHHIRDCLPDLKTRINVMVSQFQTLLNSYGEDVGDKSQTLLQIITKFASSYCSTIEGTARNIETTELCGGARICYIFHETFGKTLDSIHPLAGLTKMDILTAIRNATGPRPALFIPEVSFELLVKRQIRRLEEPSLRCVELVHEEMQRIIQHCGTEVQQEMLRFPKLHERIVDVVTHLLRRRLPPTNHMVENLVAIELAYINTKHPDFHKDAALVSSLLKNNDVDHVKQNRRLPSTTSTSSTIIPNDTSAKSVNSQDEVAYFSEQNKDQQGHQNHWLLSNLLPQGRSESNSSIDGSPVRNHEQSRASPNPNPVIEVIRTSSQQKPINLLPEVPMQTSRKLSEREQRDCDVIERLIKSYFYIVRKSIQDSVPKAVMHFLVNYVKDNVQSELVTHLYKSDHAEVLLNESEHVAVRRKEAANMLKALTQAGHIISEIRETHMW encoded by the exons ATGGAAGCTTTGATACccgtaataaataaattacaagaTGTATTTAATACTGTTGGTGCTGACGCTATACAATTACCGCAAATTGTGGTACTTGGTACACAG agTTCAGGCAAGTCATCTGTAATTGAAAGTTTAGTTGGCCGATCTTTTTTACCACGAGGTACTGGTATTGTGACCAGAAGGCCTTTAGTATTACAGCTTGTTTATACACCTAAAGATGAGCGTGAACTTCGAACTGCAGAAAATGGCACTTTGGATCTGGATGAATGGGGCACATTTTTgcataaaagaaacaaaatatatacagattttgatgaaattcgcaGAGAAATAGAATCTGAAACAGATCGTATGGCTGGAACCAATAAAGGAATTTGCCCAGAACCAATCAACCTGAAGATATATTCAACATCAGTTGTTAATTTGACCCTTATAGATCTTCCTGGTATTACAAAAGTGCCAGTTGGTGACCAGCCAGAAGATATTGAGTCTCAAATACGTCAACTTGTCTTAAAGTATATATGTAATCCTAATTCTATTATATTAGCTGTTGTCACTGCTAATACAGACATGGCTACAAGTGAAAGTTTAAAACTCAGTAAGGATGTTGATCCAGATGGCAGGCGTACTTTAGCAGTTGTGACAAAATTAGATCTTATGGATGCtg GAACTGATGCCATTGATATATTATGTGGTAGAGTAATTCCAGTAAAATTGGGAATTATTGGAGTAGTAAATCGTTCCCAACAAGATATAATGAATAACAAAACTATCCAGGATGCATTAAAAGATGAAGCTACATTTTTGCAACGTAAATATCCAACTTTGGCAAATAGAAATGGGACACCTTATTTAGCTAAAACATTAAATCGCTTACTCATGCACCATATTCGGGATTGCCTTCCAGATTTAAAg ACAAGAATAAATGTGATGGTCTCACAATTTCAAACCCTACTTAATTCATACGGTGAAGATGTTGGTGACAAGAGTCAAACTTTGCTTCAAATTATTACTAAATTCGCAAGTAGTTACTGTTCTACAATTGAAGGAACAGCCAGGAATATAGAAACAACAGAATTGTGCGGTGGTGCACGAATTTGTTATATATTTCACGAAACGTTTGGTAAAACATTAGATTCTATACACCCGCTGGCGGGTCTCACTAAAATGGACATCTTAACAGCTATTCGAAATGCAACTGGTCCAAGACCTGCTCTGTTCATACCAGAGGTTTCATTCGAATTATTGGTCAAGCGACAAATTCGAAGACTCGAAGAACCTTCTTTAAGATGCGTCGAGCTCGTACATGAAGAAATGCAAAGGATCATACAACACTGTGGTACAGAAGTACAGCAGGAAATGTTACGTTTTCCAAAATTACACGAACGTATTGTCGATGTAGTAACACACTTACTACGTCGACGCCTTCCGCCTACTAATCACATGGTTGAAAATTTGGTTGCTATAGAACTGGCATATATTAACACTAAGCATCCAGACTTTCATAAGGATGCAGCTCTTGTATCatctttattgaaaaataatgatgtGGATCACGTGAAACAAAATAGAAGGCTTCCCTCTACCACAAGTACATCAAGTACTATAATTCCAAATGATACA AGTGCAAAGTCAGTTAATAGTCAAGACGAAGTAGCATATTTTTCCGAGCAGAATAAAGATCAACAAGGACATCAAAATCATTGGCTACTAAGTAATCTCTTGCCTCAGGGACGATCCGAATCGAATAGTTCAATCGATGGTTCTCCAGTAAGAAATCATGAGCAGAGCAGAGCTTCTCCTAATCCAAATCCAGTGATCGAAGTAATAAGAACATCTTCGCAACAGAAACCAATAAATCTACTGCCAGAGGTACCTATGCAAACATCTCGCAAACTTAGCGAACGGGAACAACGAGACTGTGATGTAATTG AAAGACTAATAAAATCATACTTTTATATTGTACGAAAATCTATACAAGATAGCGTACCAAAAGCTGTCATGCATTTCCTAGTCAACTATGTAAAAGACAACGTACAAAGTGAACTCGTAACGCATCTGTATAAATCGGATCATGCCGAAGTACTTTTAAATGAGAGTGAACACGTTGCTGTTAGACGTAAGGAAGCAGCAAATATGTTAAAG GCACTAACACAAGCTGGTCATATTATTAGCGAAATCCGAGAGACGCACATGTGGTAA
- the LOC114879103 gene encoding dynamin-1-like protein isoform X2 gives MEALIPVINKLQDVFNTVGADAIQLPQIVVLGTQSSGKSSVIESLVGRSFLPRGTGIVTRRPLVLQLVYTPKDERELRTAENGTLDLDEWGTFLHKRNKIYTDFDEIRREIESETDRMAGTNKGICPEPINLKIYSTSVVNLTLIDLPGITKVPVGDQPEDIESQIRQLVLKYICNPNSIILAVVTANTDMATSESLKLSKDVDPDGRRTLAVVTKLDLMDAGTDAIDILCGRVIPVKLGIIGVVNRSQQDIMNNKTIQDALKDEATFLQRKYPTLANRNGTPYLAKTLNRLLMHHIRDCLPDLKTRINVMVSQFQTLLNSYGEDVGDKSQTLLQIITKFASSYCSTIEGTARNIETTELCGGARICYIFHETFGKTLDSIHPLAGLTKMDILTAIRNATGPRPALFIPEVSFELLVKRQIRRLEEPSLRCVELVHEEMQRIIQHCGTEVQQEMLRFPKLHERIVDVVTHLLRRRLPPTNHMVENLVAIELAYINTKHPDFHKDAALVSSLLKNNDVDHVKQNRRLPSTTSTSSTIIPNDTNKDQQGHQNHWLLSNLLPQGRSESNSSIDGSPVRNHEQSRASPNPNPVIEVIRTSSQQKPINLLPEVPMQTSRKLSEREQRDCDVIERLIKSYFYIVRKSIQDSVPKAVMHFLVNYVKDNVQSELVTHLYKSDHAEVLLNESEHVAVRRKEAANMLKALTQAGHIISEIRETHMW, from the exons ATGGAAGCTTTGATACccgtaataaataaattacaagaTGTATTTAATACTGTTGGTGCTGACGCTATACAATTACCGCAAATTGTGGTACTTGGTACACAG agTTCAGGCAAGTCATCTGTAATTGAAAGTTTAGTTGGCCGATCTTTTTTACCACGAGGTACTGGTATTGTGACCAGAAGGCCTTTAGTATTACAGCTTGTTTATACACCTAAAGATGAGCGTGAACTTCGAACTGCAGAAAATGGCACTTTGGATCTGGATGAATGGGGCACATTTTTgcataaaagaaacaaaatatatacagattttgatgaaattcgcaGAGAAATAGAATCTGAAACAGATCGTATGGCTGGAACCAATAAAGGAATTTGCCCAGAACCAATCAACCTGAAGATATATTCAACATCAGTTGTTAATTTGACCCTTATAGATCTTCCTGGTATTACAAAAGTGCCAGTTGGTGACCAGCCAGAAGATATTGAGTCTCAAATACGTCAACTTGTCTTAAAGTATATATGTAATCCTAATTCTATTATATTAGCTGTTGTCACTGCTAATACAGACATGGCTACAAGTGAAAGTTTAAAACTCAGTAAGGATGTTGATCCAGATGGCAGGCGTACTTTAGCAGTTGTGACAAAATTAGATCTTATGGATGCtg GAACTGATGCCATTGATATATTATGTGGTAGAGTAATTCCAGTAAAATTGGGAATTATTGGAGTAGTAAATCGTTCCCAACAAGATATAATGAATAACAAAACTATCCAGGATGCATTAAAAGATGAAGCTACATTTTTGCAACGTAAATATCCAACTTTGGCAAATAGAAATGGGACACCTTATTTAGCTAAAACATTAAATCGCTTACTCATGCACCATATTCGGGATTGCCTTCCAGATTTAAAg ACAAGAATAAATGTGATGGTCTCACAATTTCAAACCCTACTTAATTCATACGGTGAAGATGTTGGTGACAAGAGTCAAACTTTGCTTCAAATTATTACTAAATTCGCAAGTAGTTACTGTTCTACAATTGAAGGAACAGCCAGGAATATAGAAACAACAGAATTGTGCGGTGGTGCACGAATTTGTTATATATTTCACGAAACGTTTGGTAAAACATTAGATTCTATACACCCGCTGGCGGGTCTCACTAAAATGGACATCTTAACAGCTATTCGAAATGCAACTGGTCCAAGACCTGCTCTGTTCATACCAGAGGTTTCATTCGAATTATTGGTCAAGCGACAAATTCGAAGACTCGAAGAACCTTCTTTAAGATGCGTCGAGCTCGTACATGAAGAAATGCAAAGGATCATACAACACTGTGGTACAGAAGTACAGCAGGAAATGTTACGTTTTCCAAAATTACACGAACGTATTGTCGATGTAGTAACACACTTACTACGTCGACGCCTTCCGCCTACTAATCACATGGTTGAAAATTTGGTTGCTATAGAACTGGCATATATTAACACTAAGCATCCAGACTTTCATAAGGATGCAGCTCTTGTATCatctttattgaaaaataatgatgtGGATCACGTGAAACAAAATAGAAGGCTTCCCTCTACCACAAGTACATCAAGTACTATAATTCCAAATGATACA AATAAAGATCAACAAGGACATCAAAATCATTGGCTACTAAGTAATCTCTTGCCTCAGGGACGATCCGAATCGAATAGTTCAATCGATGGTTCTCCAGTAAGAAATCATGAGCAGAGCAGAGCTTCTCCTAATCCAAATCCAGTGATCGAAGTAATAAGAACATCTTCGCAACAGAAACCAATAAATCTACTGCCAGAGGTACCTATGCAAACATCTCGCAAACTTAGCGAACGGGAACAACGAGACTGTGATGTAATTG AAAGACTAATAAAATCATACTTTTATATTGTACGAAAATCTATACAAGATAGCGTACCAAAAGCTGTCATGCATTTCCTAGTCAACTATGTAAAAGACAACGTACAAAGTGAACTCGTAACGCATCTGTATAAATCGGATCATGCCGAAGTACTTTTAAATGAGAGTGAACACGTTGCTGTTAGACGTAAGGAAGCAGCAAATATGTTAAAG GCACTAACACAAGCTGGTCATATTATTAGCGAAATCCGAGAGACGCACATGTGGTAA
- the LOC114879103 gene encoding dynamin-1-like protein isoform X3, with protein MEALIPVINKLQDVFNTVGADAIQLPQIVVLGTQSSGKSSVIESLVGRSFLPRGTGIVTRRPLVLQLVYTPKDERELRTAENGTLDLDEWGTFLHKRNKIYTDFDEIRREIESETDRMAGTNKGICPEPINLKIYSTSVVNLTLIDLPGITKVPVGDQPEDIESQIRQLVLKYICNPNSIILAVVTANTDMATSESLKLSKDVDPDGRRTLAVVTKLDLMDAGTDAIDILCGRVIPVKLGIIGVVNRSQQDIMNNKTIQDALKDEATFLQRKYPTLANRNGTPYLAKTLNRLLMHHIRDCLPDLKTRINVMVSQFQTLLNSYGEDVGDKSQTLLQIITKFASSYCSTIEGTARNIETTELCGGARICYIFHETFGKTLDSIHPLAGLTKMDILTAIRNATGPRPALFIPEVSFELLVKRQIRRLEEPSLRCVELVHEEMQRIIQHCGTEVQQEMLRFPKLHERIVDVVTHLLRRRLPPTNHMVENLVAIELAYINTKHPDFHKDAALVSSLLKNNDVDHVKQNRRLPSTTSTSSTIIPNDTGRSESNSSIDGSPVRNHEQSRASPNPNPVIEVIRTSSQQKPINLLPEVPMQTSRKLSEREQRDCDVIERLIKSYFYIVRKSIQDSVPKAVMHFLVNYVKDNVQSELVTHLYKSDHAEVLLNESEHVAVRRKEAANMLKALTQAGHIISEIRETHMW; from the exons ATGGAAGCTTTGATACccgtaataaataaattacaagaTGTATTTAATACTGTTGGTGCTGACGCTATACAATTACCGCAAATTGTGGTACTTGGTACACAG agTTCAGGCAAGTCATCTGTAATTGAAAGTTTAGTTGGCCGATCTTTTTTACCACGAGGTACTGGTATTGTGACCAGAAGGCCTTTAGTATTACAGCTTGTTTATACACCTAAAGATGAGCGTGAACTTCGAACTGCAGAAAATGGCACTTTGGATCTGGATGAATGGGGCACATTTTTgcataaaagaaacaaaatatatacagattttgatgaaattcgcaGAGAAATAGAATCTGAAACAGATCGTATGGCTGGAACCAATAAAGGAATTTGCCCAGAACCAATCAACCTGAAGATATATTCAACATCAGTTGTTAATTTGACCCTTATAGATCTTCCTGGTATTACAAAAGTGCCAGTTGGTGACCAGCCAGAAGATATTGAGTCTCAAATACGTCAACTTGTCTTAAAGTATATATGTAATCCTAATTCTATTATATTAGCTGTTGTCACTGCTAATACAGACATGGCTACAAGTGAAAGTTTAAAACTCAGTAAGGATGTTGATCCAGATGGCAGGCGTACTTTAGCAGTTGTGACAAAATTAGATCTTATGGATGCtg GAACTGATGCCATTGATATATTATGTGGTAGAGTAATTCCAGTAAAATTGGGAATTATTGGAGTAGTAAATCGTTCCCAACAAGATATAATGAATAACAAAACTATCCAGGATGCATTAAAAGATGAAGCTACATTTTTGCAACGTAAATATCCAACTTTGGCAAATAGAAATGGGACACCTTATTTAGCTAAAACATTAAATCGCTTACTCATGCACCATATTCGGGATTGCCTTCCAGATTTAAAg ACAAGAATAAATGTGATGGTCTCACAATTTCAAACCCTACTTAATTCATACGGTGAAGATGTTGGTGACAAGAGTCAAACTTTGCTTCAAATTATTACTAAATTCGCAAGTAGTTACTGTTCTACAATTGAAGGAACAGCCAGGAATATAGAAACAACAGAATTGTGCGGTGGTGCACGAATTTGTTATATATTTCACGAAACGTTTGGTAAAACATTAGATTCTATACACCCGCTGGCGGGTCTCACTAAAATGGACATCTTAACAGCTATTCGAAATGCAACTGGTCCAAGACCTGCTCTGTTCATACCAGAGGTTTCATTCGAATTATTGGTCAAGCGACAAATTCGAAGACTCGAAGAACCTTCTTTAAGATGCGTCGAGCTCGTACATGAAGAAATGCAAAGGATCATACAACACTGTGGTACAGAAGTACAGCAGGAAATGTTACGTTTTCCAAAATTACACGAACGTATTGTCGATGTAGTAACACACTTACTACGTCGACGCCTTCCGCCTACTAATCACATGGTTGAAAATTTGGTTGCTATAGAACTGGCATATATTAACACTAAGCATCCAGACTTTCATAAGGATGCAGCTCTTGTATCatctttattgaaaaataatgatgtGGATCACGTGAAACAAAATAGAAGGCTTCCCTCTACCACAAGTACATCAAGTACTATAATTCCAAATGATACA GGACGATCCGAATCGAATAGTTCAATCGATGGTTCTCCAGTAAGAAATCATGAGCAGAGCAGAGCTTCTCCTAATCCAAATCCAGTGATCGAAGTAATAAGAACATCTTCGCAACAGAAACCAATAAATCTACTGCCAGAGGTACCTATGCAAACATCTCGCAAACTTAGCGAACGGGAACAACGAGACTGTGATGTAATTG AAAGACTAATAAAATCATACTTTTATATTGTACGAAAATCTATACAAGATAGCGTACCAAAAGCTGTCATGCATTTCCTAGTCAACTATGTAAAAGACAACGTACAAAGTGAACTCGTAACGCATCTGTATAAATCGGATCATGCCGAAGTACTTTTAAATGAGAGTGAACACGTTGCTGTTAGACGTAAGGAAGCAGCAAATATGTTAAAG GCACTAACACAAGCTGGTCATATTATTAGCGAAATCCGAGAGACGCACATGTGGTAA